The segment GATATTCCTCTTCCTGGATCTTTTCATGTACGGGACTGGCTTGTATCTCCTGACGGCCATCAGCATTGAGAGGTGCCTGTCAGTCCTCTGTCCGATATGGTGCCGAAGCCACCGCCCAAAGCACTTGTCCAGCATCATTGCTGGTCTGCTCTGGggtctctccctgctgctgaacACACTCGGATATGTATTGTGTACCATCCACCCCTCCAGCAGCTGTTCGTCCCTGCTCATCACCATTGGAGTCTTGGATTTCCTCTTCTGCACACCCCTTATGCTGCTCTTCAGCCTGACCCTCTTCCTCAGAGTCAAGTGCAGCTCCCAGAAATTCCGAACAGGCAGGCTCTTCACTGTCATCATGCTCACTGtcctcttcttcctcatttttGCTGTGCCTCTGAGCGTCCTGATCCTCTTTGATTTCTTGGGCTACAAATTTCTCTACTCGCCTGAGATTGGCTTTGTGCTGTCCTGCGTGAATAGCAGCCTCAACCCAGTCATTTACTTCCTTGTGGGGAGCTACAGGGATCGGAGAATCAAGTTCGCCCTAAGGCTGGCATTCCAGAGGGCCTTTGAAGATTCAGCAGACGACAAAGATGAACGGGAAACCCGTGACACGATAACTATGTCTTCCTAATACCCTGCTGTGCCTAATACAGTGACAGTGCTCTGGAGTTGAGGGCTGACTGCTTACAGAACTGAAGAACTCTGATGTATTGGGGGAGCCGGATCATCTCACCTAACCTTTAATGTCTTCATTGGAGACCTCTATCCTTTCGCTAGTTATTTGAATCTCCATCTGTATTAGGACTACACTGAAAGTGcctatttattttcagtgactattaaattattttgatgtgATAAGGTTAAATGTCTTGATGCCTGTATTTCATCAGTGCAATCCCATCCAGAGTTTACAGCTCACTCAATAACGGCTcttctttcagagcaaaccaAAATTGACATTCATAAATAGTCACTTTTTTACTCAGATCTCTGAAGATGATATGGGATTCATCCTCTTCCTTTGAAATCAACCACGAATTTCCTGTAAGACAGTCTATCTCCCTTAATTTTAAGTACGTGTATCTCagcaacacaggcagccttttGTGGCTTGTAGGGTGCATGATTCTTTGCTTTCTAATGTAAGCATTTCAAATCGTGAAATGCTTTGTGTTACAGAAGTCCCTTTCTCCTACTAATTAGGGAGTGTTTCATACCACAGAGTTGTGATGTAGCAGAAAAGGGCTCCAACCCCTACCAACTTTCTTTGCAACTTCATGCACTGAGTTGCATGCTTCGTTTTCTTGCATTTCAAAGAAATACAGAGCCGGAGTTGCATATTATTCTAGCTTCCTCCAACACagcacaaaatatttacatttaactACAACATCCattgggttgttttttcttcctttaagaaTGACAGATGATAAGAACCCATGGCCTCTAACATTTCCTCACCTACCATTAGAAATAAGTTCAAGGataaggaaaaaataggaaacagaagaaaaataaataaataacacaatttacagtaagtaaataaataaataagatctcTAGACCTAATTCCTGGAGATGCAAGACACGATTTTTTGAAATGTTGGACTATCAGACTGCCcaatatttgctctttcaaCTAAAATTGATGGAAGAGGGCAACACAAGTAATTTTATTTGAGAAACCTTATAGGCTTCCTCTTCATGCATTCATCTGTAAATATGTTCCTAAAAGAAACCTGCCTTCTTCTCCTGTCTattctcttttctctgttcatttgtctttttattaatattgaaaaacaacaattaaaaatagtGGTCACCCTAATGTCTGTGGCTGCTTTTTGCTTCCCATTTACAGTTCCTGAAAGCTGAAAATTGAATTCCATTTCtattattctttaatttttaatgctatttttctGCAGTGTACACATAGTTGATTCAGATTAGGTCTATGCCGTCAATTATTTTTAGTAAGATTTTTTGTTCTTCCAACCTCTACTGGAGTTGGGAAGAGACCATCCATTTATCAGAATACatgttaaaatgttttccttttaatatcTGTAATGATTTTCTCATTGGGAGAACAAAAAttcatttcctttattattaaaaatgttacaagcctttaagaaaaataaaggaaagtaaGTTCTATTAAAAACTAAACATTTCTGTGCTCAGAAGAAGACATCAACTGATAAAAACATATAGCATATAAATTGTGAAAAACTTTCCATCATAACAGTTTATCCCTTAAGCATACCCATCATGAAGGCACATGGCAATTAGTGTGAACACACCTTTTACATCCAACCCTGGGCATTTAAAAGCTGACACTTGGATATAAATGACAACTGTAAACACCCTCGACCACGCATGGTATGAGACAGGCACTCTCCGAGGTACCATCTGCCAGATATTTACAGTGCATTTCCTGTGGTCCAAAAGAAGTCAGTGATAGGATCTGCAATGGAATGGGGAACATTTGCAGGATCTTCCACCCTGAACTAACACCAAGATAGCCAACTCAGCCTACCAGGGAGAATGTAATCAGCATCTGAATTAAATTTGTCCTCTGAATTGCTTAGTGTCTCTCAGGAAAGACCCCCAAGGCACCCAGATCAGTGGTCATGCATGAGGACAGTACAGGGGCCACCAGTACTTCTGAAAAAAGCCCGGAGTTCTGCCTCCCTGGGGACAACTGAAAGGAGACAGCCAGCCCAGGGTGTAAGTTTTGAGTGTTCTCCTCAACATGGCCTAAATGCCCGCAGCATGAAGTGACTGTGAGGGATGGCATCACCTGTTCCTTAACAGCGGCAAACCTAACTCCACTCCTCTTAGAAGACCTTGACACCAGAATTTGTAATGATCTCCGTTTTCTCATTGATTGCAGCAGAAGGCACACACACTACTGTTAGTATTTCTGCAGTGCAGTTAAGGCCTGGAGGAAGGGATCTGTATGGTCATGGGCACACTTCAGAACAGTTCAGTTTTCACCATGTGCAGGAGAGTGAAAAAGACTCTCTGGTGGCTTGATTTGgttcctttttccctttgggGAATGATGGGGGGAGGCATATGAACAGGATTAGTGCTGTTCAAGGACATCCTCTTGCCCAAATGTACATTTACGACGTAATTCCTCACTTATCCTTGAAAAAGAGATGGCTAAAGGGAGACCTTACTACAGCCTTTTAATTCTTAAAGGGTAATACATTTAATACTTAGAGGTAAAATGGTGAAAGAATTTTCACCAAGGcctgtagtgataggacaagacaTAATGGATTCAAACTGAAGGAGGCTGGATTTAggttagacattaggaagaagttTTTACCACAAGGGTAGTGGACAAGGTTGTCCAAAGAGGTTGTAGATGCCCCATGCTCTTAAGTATTCAAAGCCAGGCTGACTGGGTCTCCGGGCAACCTGATCTGACACAAGGTGTTCCTGTTCCTGGCAGGGGGGGtggattagatgatctttaaaggtctcttccaacccaaaccattctatgattgaTTCGATTTTCAGTCCTTTTGTGTGCCTTCAAAAAGTACCCAAACAGCTGCAATGAGgccttttctccctcctccatccccagctCAGGCAACTAA is part of the Anas platyrhynchos isolate ZD024472 breed Pekin duck chromosome 5, IASCAAS_PekinDuck_T2T, whole genome shotgun sequence genome and harbors:
- the LOC101797500 gene encoding proto-oncogene Mas; protein product: MNTSTTSLFLPNADSQAQGANHSGDAGKAEASYAVLKFMESFCLISAACGMVGNGMVIWYLGFRIRRNHFTVYILNLAAADFGYLLCIAIETVKYLMQFNVGVQFGIFLFLDLFMYGTGLYLLTAISIERCLSVLCPIWCRSHRPKHLSSIIAGLLWGLSLLLNTLGYVLCTIHPSSSCSSLLITIGVLDFLFCTPLMLLFSLTLFLRVKCSSQKFRTGRLFTVIMLTVLFFLIFAVPLSVLILFDFLGYKFLYSPEIGFVLSCVNSSLNPVIYFLVGSYRDRRIKFALRLAFQRAFEDSADDKDERETRDTITMSS